The DNA window GAAGTAGGTTCGGGGTCGCGGGAACGGTCCCGCGATCAGGTTCGTCCCCCCGCGGATGAGATAGGCCGACTGGAGATCGCGCGTGATTCGGTGCATGACCACCATGTTCTGCACATCCATCTCGGAGGCGGACTCCAGGATTTCGCGCCCCCTGGCGATGCCGAAATACCCCTGATACGCCGCGGTGACGAGAAGCGTAAGCGTGAACAGCGCAACCATCAGCTCCAGGAGTGTGAAGCCTGATCTCCTCATAGAAGCTTCTTGTTCAACAGGAGCGTGGTGACCGAGGTGGACTGCTTGTGCTCGCCTCCCCACATGACGTTTACGTGAGCCTCGCGCAGATCCTTGAATGTGATCTCACCGAAATTGGCGGGGCTCACGGTGATTTCCCACGTGATATCGGGGTATCCCTCGTTCGCGAAATCCCCGTTGCGCGCCCCTTCATCCGGAAAACCTTCCGCTTCAAGGTCCGCCAGCTTCATTTGAAGGAACAGGCCGGCCCGGTGCATCTCCCGCGCCTCCCGAACTCTTCGAAGATTTTCGTTGTTGATCCGCATGAAAACAAAGAGCGATCCCGCAAGAATGACCAGGGCGAAGAACACCTCCATGAGCGTAAAGGCACGGCTTCCCCGCCCCCTTCTCGGCGTCGGGCGACTCACGAACATCCGGGCTTTATCCCGCACGCGGAAGAAGGAATCGTGATACATGTTTCGCGGTTCTTCCCGTCCATGAGTTCGATCACCGTTCGATCGTTCATGCCGTTGTGGAGAAATCGCGTAAGCGCCTCCCCTTTGGTGGCGGACTTCCCATCCGCCAATTCGATGGCTTTGAAGGTGATCCCCGGGGGAAGCTTGCGCCTTCGGCCCAACCCGCGCTTGACTTCTTTCTGGGTGGTCATTTTGGTTTCCAGATCCAACACGATTTCTCCAATCCAGTACTCATTCTTGTCCAGGTCGTAGTTAAATACATAGTCCTTCTTGGTCAGCAGAGCCTGGAAGCAGGTGTGACGCGTGGCGCCGATCAACCGCCGCGCAGTGGTGTTGAGCTGGACTTTGGCGATGTCGCCGACTTGCGGGAAAACCACGGTGACGATCAGTACCATGATCGCCACGGAAATCGTGATTTCGAGAAGGGTGAAGCCGGACTTGGAGCGATCAGCCATCAGCGTTCAGCCTTCAGTACAGCCATACGGAACCTTCTCCATTCTTGCTGACAGCCGATCGCTGACCGCTGATCGCTTTTACTGAATATCGCTCAGCGTGATGTCGTCCCCTCCGCCGACGGCCCCATCCGGACCCCCCGAAGCCAGATCGTAATCCCCGCTCGCGCCCGGGCTGGTGAAAACATATTCGTGCCCCCACGGGTCCTTCGGAACGTTCTTCGCCTTGATATAGGGACCGGCCCAGCCTTCGCAGTCGCCCGGCTTCTCGAGCAACGCCTTGATCCCACCCTCGCCTCCCGGATATTTGAGGCAATTCGTGCGGTAGAGTTCGAGTGCGCTCTCGATGTTCTTGATGTCAACCTTGGCCTTGTTGACCTGCGCCTGGCTGAAGTAACGGTAAACCGCGACGCCCACGACCGTGCTGAACATGACCACGATCGCCACCGCGATCATGATTTCGAGGAGGGTGAAGCCCGCATCCTTACGCTTGCTCATGGGTGCATATTATACGTGAAAAAAGTCAGCCGCGCGAACGGAGAACTTCCCGCGCGATGACCACGCGCTGGATCTCGGAGGTCCCTTCGCCTATTTCGCCGAGCTTCGCGTCCCGGTACAGCCGCTCCACTTTGAACTCCTTGATGAAGCCGTAGCCGCCGTGGATCTGAACGGCATCGGTGGCGGACTGGGCCGCGGTCTCCGACGCCGTCAGCTTGGCGATCGCGGCGTCCATCGTCACGTTTTCGCCCCTCGCGTATCTCCACGCCGTCCGCCATGTATGGAGCCGCGCGGTCTCGATCCGCGCCTGCATGTCGGCGATCTTGAACTGTACGCCCTGGAACTCGAAGATGTTCTTTCCAAACGCCTTTCGCTCGACGGCGTACTTTACACTCTCGTCCAGACAGGCCTGCGCGATGCCGTTGCTGAAAGTCGCGATCCCGATCCGGCCGAGATCGAGGTTCTGCATCACGTACTGGAAGCCCTTCCCCTCCTCGCCCACGAGACCGGATTTCGGAACTGCACAATCCTCGAACACGACCTCCGACGTCGGCGAGCCCCGCACACCCATCTTGTGGAGCGGATTCCCAGGTTTCACGCCGCCGTTCTTCTCGACCACGAACGCGCTGATGCCCTTCGGCCCCTGGCCGCGATCGGTGCGCGCGAGGACCATGAACACCTCGGCGATGGTCCCGTTGGTCACAAACATTTTCGTCCCGTTCAGCACGTAGTCTTGTCCCTTCCTGACGGCCACGGTTTTCATTCCCGCCGCATCGGAGCCGGAATGTGGCTCGGTGAGACAGAACGCGCCGACGATTTCTCCCTTCGCCAGCCGCGGGAGATATTTCTTCTTCTGATCTTCGGAGCCGTACCGCTCGATGAACTTGCCGCACAGTCCGCCGCTCGCCGCCACCGAGAGCGCCGTGGACGCGCATACCCGCGCCAATTCTTCCGCAAGAATCGTGGTCGTGAGCGCATCCAGTCCGCCGCCACCGTACTGAGCGGCAT is part of the Nitrospirota bacterium genome and encodes:
- a CDS encoding type II secretion system protein codes for the protein MADRSKSGFTLLEITISVAIMVLIVTVVFPQVGDIAKVQLNTTARRLIGATRHTCFQALLTKKDYVFNYDLDKNEYWIGEIVLDLETKMTTQKEVKRGLGRRRKLPPGITFKAIELADGKSATKGEALTRFLHNGMNDRTVIELMDGKNRETCITIPSSACGIKPGCS
- the gspG gene encoding type II secretion system major pseudopilin GspG, which translates into the protein MSKRKDAGFTLLEIMIAVAIVVMFSTVVGVAVYRYFSQAQVNKAKVDIKNIESALELYRTNCLKYPGGEGGIKALLEKPGDCEGWAGPYIKAKNVPKDPWGHEYVFTSPGASGDYDLASGGPDGAVGGGDDITLSDIQ
- a CDS encoding acyl-CoA dehydrogenase family protein codes for the protein MDFDLTRDQKDLRAAFRDFCNKEIDPRSREVDERAEFSWENYKNLAQFGFLGMGYAAQYGGGGLDALTTTILAEELARVCASTALSVAASGGLCGKFIERYGSEDQKKKYLPRLAKGEIVGAFCLTEPHSGSDAAGMKTVAVRKGQDYVLNGTKMFVTNGTIAEVFMVLARTDRGQGPKGISAFVVEKNGGVKPGNPLHKMGVRGSPTSEVVFEDCAVPKSGLVGEEGKGFQYVMQNLDLGRIGIATFSNGIAQACLDESVKYAVERKAFGKNIFEFQGVQFKIADMQARIETARLHTWRTAWRYARGENVTMDAAIAKLTASETAAQSATDAVQIHGGYGFIKEFKVERLYRDAKLGEIGEGTSEIQRVVIAREVLRSRG